The sequence ttagttacgaatgttttttaaattttctcagatttaaaagaatataatatacgaaaatataaatacatagaACATAGACAAGGTTAGAATAcgtattataaaaaatagaacatagagaaaagaatataatttcattgagaaaaatattataatttaaattctacCATGTTTAGAACATATCACACATGTTAGTACTCGATGTTTTATCTAAAGTATATaatagaacaaaaaaagaatacaaGTTAATGTATCTAGATTctttacaataaattaaaaacctacattatatattgtattttgtaaattagaaaGACCTTGGTTATAACTGAGGCacacatattatatatttggatAGATCATAGAAGGTAATTTTTAACATTAGAAAGACCTTGGTTATAACTGAGGCACACATATTACAATACGAattataacattaataaattGTATAaagttaaaacatatatatatatatataatgtgtttaatttttaataattattttttatcatgAAGGTAATTATGTCCAAAACTGATCAATTaatgcaaaggtatcaatggacaaaaatattttcattatagTCTACTTTGCCAATTTCCCCAGAATTATATGTTGAAGATAAATATTAGATTCTCAATTACTATGTTCATTGATTAGGAACTTTGCagggataaatcttaaacttttggacaaaaaaataaagtcTTGGCTCGCtcacttttttatttacattgatttagtattattattattattatatatattattatagagtATTAAATCTATTATATCTATGCTTTAATAAccgatatttttattttataacaaagaTTTATATTTAGCAATCTTATTACACTACATTGAGCTACTTTATAAAGAGTTACGTCTAATGATTCTATTTATACTAGTGATTTTTTCTGACATTTATGcacatttgaaaataaattgtattttggaatttaaaataataatgttcaAAAAGTCACCAGACTGTGGTTATACATCTTTTAGAGAattaggtgatgattgttttcttattttttagattttggattttggtttttggtttttggtttttagtttttggtttttagattttagattttggtttttagtttttggcttttacttttaaaataacaaaaaaaatataaatatctggACATGTAAAGTGTATTTAATTATAGACAATGaataattgattttatattaacagaattaaaatatttatatttttttaaaaatatggtaaAATGCATAAAATTTATGTAgttcaaaatttaaacataCAAAGCAATAGCtagattattaaataaaaattgtaatatgtATAATACATTggcaatattttcttttttggataATAGTATTTTGATGGcaatattgatttttatttttagatattaattatttgattattctctaaatattttgttcttctaaatttgatttattatttatgtaattatttttaaaaatatgatttataagtAAATTGGTTTTAATGAATGTGACAGTAagaaatcaataaataaataaaaattaagtatCTGTATATTATCAATAAGGAATATGTAGATtggtttatttttgaaactaaaaataaataattatgttaattttattccttagtataaaatatacaaatactttAGTGATTTGGAAttacttattaattttattatattaatacataaatatacaaatacattaataataaataaaaaataaaaacccatgaatgaaaaaaaaaaagcaaaactaCTGTTAAAAACCAAGAAATAGTGGCTTTTGGTTTTTACTTGAAAATAGGTAGTTAACTATAAAATCTGGTTTCCTATattttagggaatctatttccccaaaatcttgattggtaaaaaaagggtttttacaaaaacaaaaaccaaaaactgttTAAGAAACTACAAACAATCAATCTCTTAATGTTGCAACTTAATGTTTATGCAGACGTTTAAACCGATTCTGTAAAAAGTTGTTTACAAAATTGTTTTGTTCATACCAGATTTGCTGACTAAGCGAACGTCTTAATACACCTAAATCAATTTTTAgaacacaaaaatataatgatgatgatgctgtGCCTTTTACAATCCAATCAATATATTGATGATATTAGGCCAATGAAAATTGATGTCTAATGGAAATATATTTAGGTTAGATCCTTCCATATTGGACATAATTAATTGTTTACATGACTAAACTAAATTGAATCTCATCATGAATCAACGTCTTTGCCCATAGATTCATGCTTTACCCTTGATTGAAAACTTGTGTTTGTTCTTAATTTACTTGAGCTCTGAACTATTGTGTTtgaaacttatttatttatacttaATTACTTATTACTCAAACTATATTTGCTTAGATTAAGTATTGAACTTGCATTTTTTTTGCTAGAATTATCATTAGATTATATTAATACTCATTACATTACAATTACATTGGGCTTGCAATAGTGCAATTGTCCTAGAGTAAACTTAATCCATATTAAGTTTTGGCGTTGTTGCCAATTATAAGAttgattttgaattaaaataaataaaataattagttagGGTATTAAACTAGATATCTAAAAAATTTGAGTATTAAAAAGCTCAATAAAATTTAGTtgagatatttttataaaaatttcttatttatttaaatattagaaaaaataaaatagcaaaGAAACATGAAGAAAATAGTTTGGAAGCGGCAGGTATCGGTTGGTCTTACATAGCATGTAAGGCAATCAATTACTTCAAGGCTCCACTTCCATACGAGCAACGAATTCCCCGAGAGAAGCAGAGGCTGAAGCATTGCGAATGGCTGTAACTCAAATGAGAGCACTGGCTTTCCACAAGATTCACTTCTTAAGTGACTGTAAGTCCATAGTGGATGAGTTGGCTCAGTATACCACAAGAGCAACAATCCGGAAAGTCCGTAACACGGAGAGCATCTCCATGATACAGGACATTGTAGAAGCTGCAAGGGATAATGAATTTACTTTCTCTTATATGCCTAGGAGCAGCTAAAGTCTAGTAGATAAACTGGCAAAAAGAGCCAGATGTAATAATCAAAACTATGTAATAACTTGGTTTTGAGAATAAAGTTAAggaggttgacaaaaaaaaaaaaaaaaaaaaagcaaagaaaCATGGAGAAGTAGGAAGGTAAGTGGGCCACGCAAACGGTAGCGCGTGACTCCAAGCACTGTCCCCCACACACGCTGCTCTCTTTTCCCGCCATATAGCCGCCTGCAACTCTCTTTGGGTCTCACTTTCCCGCCCATAAAACTGTCAATCACCTAACCTGTCTCATCTCCTTCCACGTATCACTATTGTCACGTGCCTTTTGTCTTGTGCCATGGACTCGCGAACTCTCTGTGTTTTGCTCGGTTCTCAAGGTCatcttattaaattatttatcgtatCTCTTTTCCCTGATGTGAAACATATAACGTATTGTCAAAAACCTTAACGAGAAATAAACATATTGTTAAAAGTTTATtgttacaatataaaaaatggatcTTGTATCTGTCAATGGTATCTGAAATCCAAATAGTGTGTGGAAATAATAACGAAGTGAAGTAAAGCCGACAAGTTGAAAACAGATTTACAAAAGCCGTTGGGAGTGTAAAGTAATACTAACAAATAAGTTATTGATGTGTTCTTTTCTTTCCCACCGCTCACCACGACCCGGCACACTCACTCGttacaaacttaaaaaaatatgttgttgTTGATTAAGGTTTAGCAATTAATTACCACAACGACATGTCAAATGGAATGGTATAAGTTTTTGGATGTGTGAGTAGCATCATAAGATCGTAAGGTTTAGAATAAAGGATCTTGTGGGCTATACTTTTCTTCTACTAGGCTTTTTGGATTAGAGTCCTTAGTCATAGATCATTGCCTAACTTCGTTAGATTCTGTTGTATTCACTTATTAGATTTTAGCATGTGTATTAAGACAAGGAAAAAGACCATCAAGATGGGGACAAGTTTATAAACCTGTTGAACATTTCACATAGGCgtgatattatttatttatttataccaAAATATGGTCAATGGTTGGTATAAAAAATCTTCATCGagtggaaaataaataaaaaccttATTCAAAAGTGACGAATCATTGATCGTTACATGTCATAGATGCTGATGAATAGTCTTGGGGTTTGTATTCTGCAGACGATTGCATCATCGTTTATGTACAAGACTAAAATGTGGATACATTTTAACCAAAAACATGTAGACACATAAAATGATGACACAACATACATGTACATTTAATGGTGCTACCATATACAATAACGGATAGTTATATGGCATACAAATGCGGGCATACCAAAATATTGTTGTAGCTAAGGTTATCCGGCAATCAGCAGATGCAGACCTAACTTTCTATGAACAGTATTAAGCCTTATTGATCGTTTAACAGATAAATTTTTGGTGACCATCTTTCAAGCCTCTTTTCAAGAGTATTAGGTTTTTCTTTTTGGTCACAAAGATTATTAGGTTAATATCGATATCTTTTCAAACTTTGCTAACATGTATGAAACcttcaaacaaaaatacaaacattTTGTGTTTTTAAACTTATAGAACATTTTACATAGCTTCATGTCATCCATTaccatcattatcatcatcagaaCTCATATGCAGTCGGCTGTACTCGAACTCTTGCCTCGTGACAACACTCGCACCAGTaaacttttttgaaaaactcaattttgtgctttgataaaacaaatacaaaaacataCTATATGGTCCTATGAGATATTTGGCATATTATATGGCCATATGAGATATTTGGGAATTCACGAAAACTAAAGTAAATGCGAGGAAATACACCAAAGAGAACTAATACTTTCACTTGCAATTTTATTCAGAATAAAACATCTTAAAAGACAAGACACAATCTGAAAACCAAACTTctaatctcttcttttttttaagaatctcATTGATTCAAATTAATTTGCACCACTAATACCCATTTTCCAGGACATGTTAAAGTCCTTACCCACTAGAATCTCAAGTCCCTTAACTTCAACCATCACACTCTTGTTCTCTCCTTCCTCTTCCAACCCAACCACATACGTATGCTCCTTCGAGCTCACCTCAATCTTCTTCCCCTCGTTCGCGACCGGACTTCCATTGATCTCAACCTCAGAAGCTTGTCCTCCTCCTCTAAGTCCCAAAACACTAACTTTCTCAATCACCCATCCTTTGCTCAACGCAAACTTCCCTTCCTTCACTTGTGACCACATCTTCACAGTTCCGTTTCCGACCGAAGCGTAGAAGTCAACGTACGTGGACTGTCCGTTTCCTAGCTTCATCTCCGGAAGCTCGTCCTCGTCTAGGTAAAGCTTACCCGTCGCGTATCCCTCAGAAGCTCCAGCAGGGAACGTAATGACGAGGTTAAACGGCGTCGTTCTAGCTTCTTTCGAGATCAACCCTCCTTGCTGCATAGGCAATATGGTGTTCTGGTAAAGATGAACGTTCACGAAGTTCAACGGAGCAGGGAGAGTCACGCGCTTCCCGCTCTTGGACACAACGGCTTGTGTCATGTCGAACATGTGGTACCAAGAACCTGGCGGGAACAGAGCTTCCACTTCGGTTTTGCCTTGTTCGAGAACCGGAGATATCATCAAGCTGCTTCCAAGCAAGAACTGTCTGCTCGAGGCGTAGCACTCGGTGTACTCAGGGAACGAGAAGAAGAGCGGTCTTGCGATTGGTGCACCCGTCATGTGAGCTTCGTAGTTAAGCGTGTAGAGGTAAGGGAGGATCTTGTATCTCATACCGAGAGCGTTACGAGCTGAGTTAGCTACTGTGTCCCACTGGTAAAGCTCTTGTCGTGGAGAGTAGTAGTTAGCGTGATCTCTCGAAAACGGGTAGAACGCTCCCACTTCGATCCAACGGTTACAGAGTTCCTCCGTTGGTTGAGGGTAGAACCCACAAATGTCTGCACCAACCATAGGAACACCGAAGATTCCGAAGTTCAACATCGTTGAGATAGACACTTGCAAGCTCTGCCACGTTCCTTGGTTATCTCCGGTCCAGTGAGCAGCGTATTTACCCGAACCAACAAAAGTAGACCGGGACAAAATGAAAGGACGTTTCCCTTCGATAGAGAGTAAACCCTTGTGTGTGGCAACGGTCTCGGAGAATCCGTAGATACTATGAGCGTCATACTCTCTTACACCGTTGTAATGTAAAGCACTCGTTGCAATCGTCTTGAAACCGATGGGAGCTTGAACTCCAGTAGCGTTGATCTTGTAAGGAGGTTCATCCCATCTCGTCTTGGTTATATTCTTGCAGTCCAAGCAACAGATCCAACCAGGTCCTTCCCCAGTTGGACACTTCTTCCCTTTAGGGATCGTGCACAGTCCAGTGCAAAAGTTCGAAACCTCGTTCATGTCGATCCATAGACCATCTATAGGGACTAGCTCATGGAAGCGGCGGATTTCTTCGCCCCACCAAGCAACAGTCTTGGGGTTGAGGAAGTCAGGAAAGTGGACCGCGCCGGGCCATACTTGGGCCAAGAAAGGCTTTCCTTCATACTTGATGAACACGTCATTGGCCATACCTCGTTGGTACACACCGTAGCTAGAGTTGACACCAATACCGGGGTCGTTGATGACGACATACTTCATGCCCATCTTGTGGATTTTGTCTAAGAAGTTCAGTAGCTTGGCACGAGGGTAGCTGATGGGACTCAACGTGAAGTCTTTTTTGGCATCCATGTGGTCATCATCGTTCCAAATCACATCGAGAGGGATCTTTGCTTTTTGGTAACTGTCGACCACGTCTTCGATAACTGATAAGTTACGGTATCCCCATCTACATTGGTGAAATCCTACAACGTTCATTCAAACAAAGATTAGTATAGACAACTACCCATCTAATCAAAAAGTATGGTTTATGAATCTGTCACATGGCCAAAACAAAGAtttgattctctttttttttttgtcaactcaaTAGTAGAACCGTGGACCAGTATCAAGATCGTACTGGGACCACGAGTCACCATAAGggaagaaaaaaatcaacaaaagagGAAAGTAATGAAACACGTCTTCACGTTCTTTTTAAATTGGAAACCATAATTAGAAAGCGACCTTCACCTATACACCCACATGGTCAACTTTCTACAAGTTGTGTCGGAGAAAGATCAGATCCTCTTTACGATGAATTTTGTTACAACATGTGTCACTTACAAAACACATAGTTTAGTTAAAAAGCCAGATCTTCTTTTAATAGAGAACATTAATGAATAGTTTCTCAGTAGCAAATGATACGCAAATCTACTTTCGCGTGACCATTCTTTTGACTAAGGGgctgtttgtttcaccatttgtcatctccatccaaatgattcatttgtatgatctattcaaatgatccattcagatttttgtgattgtttgtttgttcatcCACATGgctcatctagatgaatcatctaaatggattttatgtttgtttttttattttcatttccattcaaatgagtttagtaaacaaatcaccaaaatacccttgtattggtttaatcatatgtttgatattaattttaactatattacatttaattattgagtttaatatatttacattagaattatttcaaaattaacgttcctttttgcggtttgggcggaaaaaaaagattttggttttagcgagaaaacacatttttcggttATGGcggaaaaacaaaatttttcggTTCtcgcgggaaaacgagattttttttgttttggcgagaaaacacgttttttgcggttttggcggaaaaggacgtttttggcgggaaaacgcgttttttttgcggttttgaagGGAAACATGTTTTTGCGATTTTCGCGGGAAAACgaaatttttcggttttggcaagaaaacGAGATCTTTCGTTATTGGTGGGAAAACGCGTtctgcggttttggcggaaaaatacatttttgcggttttggcgggaaacacgtttttgcggttttagcgggaaaacgcgttttttgtggttttggcgggaaaacgcgtttttgcggttttagcggggaaacacgtttttgcggttttggcggaaaaatacgtttttggcaggaaaacgcgtttttgcggttttggcggggaaacacgtttttggcggaaaaacgcgtttttgcagttttggccggaaaacgagatttttcggttttggtgggaaaacgggatttttcggttttaacgggaaaacgagattttttggttttaacgggaaaactcgttttttgttttggtggaaaaatacgttttttgcagttttggcgggaaaacgtgtttttgcaattttggcgggaaattgcgtttttggggttttggcgtgaaaaaatagtttttaggttttcgcggaaaaacgtgtttttgtagttttgtcagttttcgtatgtgacaaaaatgatattatgtttaggtttggaatttgtgaattacattagggacataatagacattataccattttgaatgaaccatctccattcaaatgatccaaattggttcagctgaatggactttaaaattaagcaTAAATTTCCAAAAGTCATCGAGATGATCCATCTGAATGAGTTGCACTTTTAGtgtctaaacaaacaaaactctcatcttcATCCAAATGACTCATTCAAatggagaaacaaacaggccCTAAATAGTCAAACCTTAGAAAAACCTTCAAATGTCTCCTACTCATTACTCGTCATTAAGCATGACCACaaacataattattaataactaCCCTATAGAGCAAAATCATCTtccaattttattaaattaccacaaagatactctacaGTTTTCTAaagataaatgttttaaaaaaactaaggatatgaagttttatataaatttttactaattaataatgataaattgcatttttaaaaataattatgtttattaaattgttactaatttaaaattattaaaataacacatctatagttaaaatttaatttaatttttaatatatgtgaaacttataaaatatctattagtttgaaatattaaaGCGACTTTACCTAGGGACCAGGCAATATTAAACTGAATCACTAAACAAGGCAATAAATGTGACTTTACCTAGAGACCAGTACGGCATAGGAGCAGGCCGTCCGATTAAGGAAGTGTACTGATCAACGACATCAAGAGGCGAAGGTCCAGCTACGAAGTAGAAATCAAAAACTCCTCCAATAACTTTGTAAGTCAAAGACGTTCCTCTATAGAACACATCCATACCGTTACTGTTCAGAAGCAGAACCGCATGAGCATACGGTTTACCTCCAACGTTCCTCAAATCCATATAAACCGGATGCGAACCGTACAAATCCGTATTTAAATTAATCGCCGAGACATCCTCCGTGTAGAGCGTGTACGGCTCGTTAGGAACAAGCTTGATCCCGTTGGCTTGCGAGTTTTCGCCTAGACCGTACAGTGATGCATCTTTGGGTAACGAAGTCGAGATCTCGAGGTACTGGTCCTTGAACACCATCTCACCAAAGCCTGAGTTTGGGCTTGAGCTTGTGTTGAAGAGTGTTTGGCCGTTGGATCTGCGTTTCACGGCGAAGCTGAATGGGTCTGTGGTGTAGCTGAAGGTCAACTCGGAGCCGGAGATCTCTTGGACTGTTATCGGAGTCTTTCTTGATTTTCCGATGGCTTTTCCGACCGGAGGGGGCTGGTCCCGAGGGAGGAGGTTGTACGGAACCTCCCATCGTTGTTTCTTGGCGTCTGTGATGTGGACACGGAGGCGATTATCTGTCTCGTGCCTGTGGAAATCCGACGGTCAGAAAACGAAGCGGTAGTGTAGGGTGCGAAGTAGAGGATAGTGTAACTTACTTAACGTAGAGACGGAGGGTGGTGATGTCTGAGCCGTAGATTTTGTTCTTCTGTTTGACTTGGAGATAGCCGATGAAACCACCGTCTGGAGACTCTTCGATTGAGATCAAACGGTAGCCTTTGCCGATGGTGTTGGAGGAGTGGGTGGGTGAGAAGCAGAGGATTAGAGCCAGGAGAAGGGACAGACATGAAAAAACTGTTTTTGGAGAATCCATTGTAGTGTGTGACTCTACAGTGCAAACTGTAGAGTAAAAGCAATGAAGGGAGGGATAAAAGAGCTCTTGATAAGTTTGTGAAACACTAAAAGTAGATATATAAATAGTGGAAAAAGTTTTgtcatttgtttatattttataaattcagaAACTGttattattatgatattatccAGTGTGTAGACTCTGTATATATGCCTAAATCGAttaaagatttttaaagaaCCATTCATTGATCAGTTTGGGCAACCAGTTAAGTAGTTAACTTTGAGGCTGTTCTCTAGTTAACCTATGTGGGTTTTgctttagtttttagtttttgtataAACTATTTCCCACAAGTTTTCAccaagaaaattttaataaatacaattatgttttttaaagtttacaatttacatttaatttattcattgaaaatatgaataatgtatctttttgaaacaatttttttctctaaaatatggatcttttaaggggtttttgccaaaactaacccacaacttgattttaatcccaaacctatactcaaacttgaatcaaatgcaaaactaacctaaaagcctagtgaaattacagctcagccccttgtgaccaaacaaaaaaacagaagccatttttacgaatatagccccagtaaatcgtctgagtcgtctgagatgttggaagtcgtctggacgactgaagtgtaagtcgtctggtaccagtttactttaaaaataatttataaatcttgtaaaaaaatattttgatgcttaaaaaataaaaatcaagtaattataaacagttttaactgatataaattaagatatgataaaattgatttgttttgaagatagatgagtggaagtagtgaatcatgaaatactttggtttaggagtttggcaaacatatgttgtagtattgtatgtattgttagggttagattttggaaaactaaaatgtttttttcaaaaattagttttcacttatatgtgtttatttctgtgtatagtaaacacttttcaagtttgatttggttttatgaagtgtttaattagataattaagtttaggggttatgtttagggtgtggacgacttatatttcagtcgtctgttgaataatttacccggacgacgtatatttcagtcgtccagacgacttacttgtaagtcgtctggaaagtttcagtcgtctgttgaataatttacccggacgacgtatatttcagtcgtccagacgacttacttgtaagtcgtctggaaagtcttctattttagtttcccgctaaaaatatttaatttcccgctaaaaatattaaactcttctggacgacttacatgtaagtcgtctgttttaatttcttcaccagacgactgaaatgtaagtcgtccaggaagtcgtctgagtcaaaaatatttaatctaattggattttttgtctccctatataaagaaaaatttacacattctctctcctcctctcaaatggctgcaacaaaaatgtaatgttcatcattctaaaactctccaacctctctctaatctctttgacttgaaaacaccaaactttatataaatttttcagttttgtctcatgtatttcttactaatctatctcttttgcaggtttttaatcaagtggtactcatcttccactaatttagaggtagatctattaattttagatatgtatttttgtgtgttctataaatgtagatttatctaatcttccactcattttctctatttttaagtcatttgaacgtttttggatatgcaggtttttcagatctggatttgatgtgcaggtttttcagatctggaagacttctgggacgacttacctgttagtcgtctggaagtcgtctggaagtcgtctggacttcttggaagtcttctgacaaagtcgtctggacttccacgaagtcgtctggacttccaggaagtcgtctggacttccaggaagtcgtctggacttccaggaagtcgtctggacttccaggaagtcgtctggacttctaggaagtcgtctggacttctaggaagttgtctggatttttctgagcgttttggtaagttcttatgtctgatttttcttcatttggtaacttcttgttgtataaagttcttacttttttcccaaactaaaactctccaaacccactctaatctctttgacttgaaaacaccaaactttatatgaatttttcaattttgtctcatgtctttgttactaatctattttttgtttgcaggtttttaattagatggtactcatcttccactaatttaaaggtagatcaattatttttgatatgtatttttgtgtgttctgtaaaggtagatttatctaatcttccattcattttttctgtttttaagccatttgaacgtttttgaatatgcaggtttttcagatctggatttaaaatgcaggtttttcagatctggaagacttctgggacgacttacttgttagtcgtctggaagtcgtctggaagtcgtctggaagtcgtctggactttctaaaagtcgtctggacttcctgtaaagtcgtctggaagtcgtctgaacttcctaaaagtcttctggcaaagtcgtctgaacttcctggaagtcgtctggacttcttagaagtcgtctggacttcttaaaagttgtctggtcttgtctactcaagtggaatccaagcttgtctttgtagatgaatgatctataatagttttgtttgtggtctgttttgtgaattgcatgtatactcttttagttgtgaattttttgtaaaatcagtaataatgttttccaagatgtattaaatgtgctaacaatgtgtttacacatttacaaatcaatgaaataatagacttcagtagcctttttcttatctttggatctctcatatgcaataataaactccaatggcctttttctcatcataataaacaagaatgttggtaagagatggaaacaaacaatagtaactagtcaaagcatatcatattttttataagtttgcattgaaaaacttagtcaaatttagtaaaactaaggaagagaacatattttgtaaatatgagttttacatatcttgaagttacttatcactcttaaaaatacaagttattcaaaaactaatgtagaagacttaaaaactagtggagaagacgcggacgacttcaatctaagttgtctagacgactaaactatatgtcgtctggtcaacgcagaggttatttttgcaattgactttgaaatctgttatttcggacgactgaaagttaagtcgtctactattgtttggttaaaaaaaaactccaaaaaagctagacgacttacatttcagtcgtcagaggttagttttgcatttgactggattatttcagaagtttgactttttggacgacttacatttcagtcgtctagtgaaaattaaaataataatatttttttaaaagtagacgacttaaagttaagtcgtcataggttagttttgcaattgaaaaaaaaaacttcaagatttaattatatacagacgacttataattcagtcgtccacgagacgactgaaatgtaagtcgtccaggatttacgaggtttgaccagaatctcggaaaaaagtcctggacgacttacaattaagtcgtctggtggacgactgaattataagtcgtctgtgtataattaaatcttgaagtttttttttttcaattgcaaaactaacctatgacgacttaactttaagtcgtctacttttaaaaaatattattattttaa is a genomic window of Brassica napus cultivar Da-Ae chromosome A2, Da-Ae, whole genome shotgun sequence containing:
- the LOC106394132 gene encoding alpha-xylosidase 1; translation: MDSPKTVFSCLSLLLALILCFSPTHSSNTIGKGYRLISIEESPDGGFIGYLQVKQKNKIYGSDITTLRLYVKHETDNRLRVHITDAKKQRWEVPYNLLPRDQPPPVGKAIGKSRKTPITVQEISGSELTFSYTTDPFSFAVKRRSNGQTLFNTSSSPNSGFGEMVFKDQYLEISTSLPKDASLYGLGENSQANGIKLVPNEPYTLYTEDVSAINLNTDLYGSHPVYMDLRNVGGKPYAHAVLLLNSNGMDVFYRGTSLTYKVIGGVFDFYFVAGPSPLDVVDQYTSLIGRPAPMPYWSLGFHQCRWGYRNLSVIEDVVDSYQKAKIPLDVIWNDDDHMDAKKDFTLSPISYPRAKLLNFLDKIHKMGMKYVVINDPGIGVNSSYGVYQRGMANDVFIKYEGKPFLAQVWPGAVHFPDFLNPKTVAWWGEEIRRFHELVPIDGLWIDMNEVSNFCTGLCTIPKGKKCPTGEGPGWICCLDCKNITKTRWDEPPYKINATGVQAPIGFKTIATSALHYNGVREYDAHSIYGFSETVATHKGLLSIEGKRPFILSRSTFVGSGKYAAHWTGDNQGTWQSLQVSISTMLNFGIFGVPMVGADICGFYPQPTEELCNRWIEVGAFYPFSRDHANYYSPRQELYQWDTVANSARNALGMRYKILPYLYTLNYEAHMTGAPIARPLFFSFPEYTECYASSRQFLLGSSLMISPVLEQGKTEVEALFPPGSWYHMFDMTQAVVSKSGKRVTLPAPLNFVNVHLYQNTILPMQQGGLISKEARTTPFNLVITFPAGASEGYATGKLYLDEDELPEMKLGNGQSTYVDFYASVGNGTVKMWSQVKEGKFALSKGWVIEKVSVLGLRGGGQASEVEINGSPVANEGKKIEVSSKEHTYVVGLEEEGENKSVMVEVKGLEILVGKDFNMSWKMGISGAN